A single window of Vigna radiata var. radiata cultivar VC1973A chromosome 4, Vradiata_ver6, whole genome shotgun sequence DNA harbors:
- the LOC106758833 gene encoding uncharacterized protein LOC106758833 has product MAANVRRATYRFLPAVDRDSLSDSTFEFDESDLYNSANANSSEFCKSVRSSRFHSNSSVTVGRVGASGSLPVNVPDWSKILGNEYGQNRRRNYDYEEPQSDEEEGGGRVPPHEFLAKTRIASLSVHEGVGRTLKGRDLSRVRNAIWAKTGFQD; this is encoded by the coding sequence ATGGCCGCCAACGTTCGCAGAGCTACCTATCGTTTCCTCCCTGCCGTAGACAGAGATTCACTCTCCGATTCCACCTTTGAATTCGATGAATCTGATCTCTACAACTCTGCAAACGCTAACTCTTCGGAATTCTGCAAATCTGTACGCTCCTCGAGATTCCACAGTAACTCCTCTGTTACCGTCGGCCGTGTCGGTGCTTCGGGATCGCTGCCGGTGAACGTACCGGACTGGTCGAAGATCCTCGGCAACGAGTACGGACAGAACCGGAGGAGGAACTATGACTACGAAGAACCTCAAAGCGATGAGGAGGAAGGAGGAGGGAGAGTTCCTCCGCACGAGTTTCTGGCGAAAACGAGAATCGCTTCCTTGTCAGTGCACGAAGGAGTTGGGAGAACGCTCAAAGGACGCGATCTTAGTAGAGTTCGAAACGCGATTTGGGCGAAAACGGGATTCCAAGATTAG